A portion of the Fibrobacter sp. UWB4 genome contains these proteins:
- a CDS encoding LysR family transcriptional regulator, with the protein MTLQQLRYAIGIAKAGSFNKAAESLFISQPSLTTAIRELEDEIGITVFNRTSRGITLTPEGEEFIARANELYNHYESVLERYSKEEQKKKRFAVSTQHYSFAVKSFVNMAKKFNIDDYEFAIRETKTKEVIDDVTSLRSEIGIIYLSDFNRKYITYLLKEHDLVFQKLIDCKAYAYMWKNNPLANKPYVNLEDLSDYPCLSFEQGESGNYYFAEEILSTNEYHKTIKANDRATMLNLMVGLNGYTLCSGIISEEINGSDYVAVPFKDAKGEDDRSMEIGYITKKNFMLSTICRIYIREMEEYLKAYTAEHNPNA; encoded by the coding sequence ATGACACTACAACAATTACGTTACGCCATCGGGATTGCAAAAGCAGGCTCCTTCAACAAGGCCGCCGAATCCTTGTTCATATCCCAACCGTCGCTCACGACAGCCATCCGCGAACTCGAAGATGAAATCGGCATAACCGTTTTCAACCGCACAAGCCGCGGCATCACGCTCACGCCCGAAGGCGAAGAATTCATCGCCCGCGCGAACGAACTTTACAACCATTACGAGTCCGTTCTCGAACGCTACAGCAAGGAAGAACAGAAGAAGAAGCGTTTCGCCGTTTCGACGCAGCACTATTCCTTCGCCGTCAAGTCCTTCGTGAACATGGCCAAGAAGTTCAACATCGATGATTACGAATTCGCTATCCGCGAAACAAAGACCAAAGAAGTCATCGATGACGTGACGAGCCTCCGCAGTGAAATCGGAATCATCTACTTGAGTGATTTCAACCGCAAGTACATCACATATCTGCTCAAGGAACACGATCTCGTTTTCCAGAAGCTGATTGATTGTAAGGCTTACGCCTACATGTGGAAAAACAATCCGCTCGCGAACAAGCCTTACGTGAATCTCGAAGACCTTTCGGATTATCCGTGCCTTTCTTTTGAACAGGGCGAAAGCGGCAACTATTACTTCGCCGAAGAAATCTTGAGTACAAACGAGTACCACAAAACCATTAAGGCAAATGACCGCGCTACAATGCTCAACTTGATGGTGGGTCTCAACGGTTACACGCTTTGCTCCGGCATCATTAGCGAAGAAATCAACGGTTCCGATTACGTTGCCGTGCCGTTCAAGGATGCGAAAGGCGAAGACGACCGTTCGATGGAAATCGGCTACATCACCAAAAAGAACTTTATGCTCAGCACCATCTGCCGCATTTACATCCGCGAGATGGAAGAATACCTCAAGGCATACACCGCCGAGCACAATCCAAACGCATAA
- a CDS encoding MalY/PatB family protein, with amino-acid sequence MQSEERNLDFDTVIDRRHTKSIKYDFFVERGLVKPGDDASGILPLWIADMDFKTSSFVQDALIRTAEHGIFGYSETQEDYFRILQDFYRRHHNYEIESPRWVIKTPGVMFAIGMAVKAFTNVGDTVLIQQPVYMHFVDVIEFNERKVVSNDLVYGEDGRYHIDFEDFEKKIVENNIKLFLLCSPHNPVCRVWTREELLRIGEICLKHHVLVVSDEIHSDFVFEGTHTVFGSLSEEIADNSIIVTAPTKTFNLAGVQISHTFVKNPTIRRALRYQINATGYSQVSIQGIVSAEAAYSKGDVWLDALLKYIKGNIDYTDKFIREKLEGVKLLPMEATYLAWLDFNGTGLSSEQVDSLVLRKAKLWLNSGSKFGKTGAGFQRLNIACPRSTLAEALNRLKVALDSIK; translated from the coding sequence ATGCAATCGGAAGAACGAAATTTAGATTTTGATACCGTTATTGATCGTCGCCATACGAAAAGCATCAAGTACGACTTCTTTGTAGAACGCGGACTTGTGAAACCCGGCGACGACGCAAGCGGCATTCTTCCGCTTTGGATTGCGGACATGGATTTTAAGACAAGTTCATTCGTTCAGGACGCATTGATCCGTACCGCAGAACATGGAATTTTCGGCTACAGTGAAACGCAAGAAGATTACTTCCGCATTCTTCAGGATTTTTATCGCCGCCATCACAATTACGAAATCGAAAGCCCGCGCTGGGTCATAAAAACGCCCGGCGTGATGTTTGCCATCGGCATGGCCGTGAAAGCATTCACAAACGTCGGCGATACGGTACTCATACAGCAGCCGGTCTACATGCACTTCGTTGATGTGATTGAATTCAACGAACGAAAAGTCGTGAGCAACGATCTCGTATATGGCGAAGACGGCCGCTATCATATTGACTTTGAGGATTTTGAAAAGAAGATTGTCGAAAACAACATCAAGCTTTTTTTGCTTTGCAGCCCGCACAACCCCGTTTGCCGCGTCTGGACCCGCGAAGAGCTTTTGCGCATCGGCGAGATTTGCCTAAAGCACCACGTCCTCGTCGTAAGCGACGAGATCCACAGTGACTTTGTCTTTGAAGGTACTCACACCGTATTCGGTTCCCTCAGCGAAGAAATCGCAGACAATTCCATAATCGTTACCGCACCGACAAAAACGTTCAACTTGGCCGGTGTCCAGATTTCTCACACCTTCGTGAAAAATCCTACAATTCGACGAGCGCTCCGCTACCAGATCAATGCAACAGGCTACAGCCAAGTCAGCATTCAGGGAATCGTCTCTGCCGAAGCAGCCTATTCCAAGGGCGACGTCTGGCTCGATGCCCTCCTCAAGTATATCAAGGGAAACATTGATTATACAGACAAATTTATTCGTGAAAAATTAGAAGGCGTCAAGCTCTTGCCAATGGAAGCGACATATCTTGCTTGGCTAGACTTTAACGGCACCGGACTTTCGAGTGAACAGGTTGACAGTCTCGTCCTCCGCAAAGCAAAGCTCTGGCTCAACAGCGGCTCAAAATTCGGAAAGACCGGCGCAGGGTTCCAGCGTTTAAACATTGCGTGTCCACGAAGTACACTCGCGGAGGCTCTCAACAGATTAAAAGTTGCGCTTGATTCTATCAAATAG
- a CDS encoding ABC transporter ATP-binding protein gives MVTENKEQLKGAIHIENLVKTFISNEGETVTALNGVNLDIPPGSFVSLIGPSGCGKTTLLRQIAGLATPTSGGVFVDGKKVTKPGADRGFAFQQATLFPWLNIRDNIALGLKTRHIYKEHKQDVDEFIETVGLKGFEKSYPHELSGGMNQRASLARALVGHPNILLLDEPLGALDAFTRMAMQDEIHRLWEKYKTTMVMVTHDVDEALYLSNYVVVMKARPSKIEQVIHIDLPFPRIRTQDTFILYRKKILEILNFAGKIPEPEYYL, from the coding sequence ATGGTAACAGAAAATAAAGAACAGTTAAAAGGAGCAATTCACATTGAAAACCTCGTCAAGACATTTATTAGCAACGAGGGCGAGACCGTTACCGCTTTAAACGGCGTCAATCTTGATATTCCTCCTGGAAGTTTTGTCAGCTTGATTGGACCTTCTGGCTGCGGAAAGACAACGCTCTTGCGACAAATCGCAGGACTTGCCACACCCACTTCTGGCGGAGTTTTTGTCGATGGCAAAAAAGTCACAAAGCCCGGAGCCGACCGCGGTTTTGCATTCCAGCAAGCAACGCTTTTCCCGTGGCTCAACATCCGCGACAATATCGCGCTCGGCCTAAAGACCCGCCACATCTACAAGGAACACAAGCAGGACGTTGACGAATTCATCGAAACCGTTGGCCTCAAGGGTTTTGAAAAATCGTATCCGCACGAACTTTCGGGCGGCATGAATCAACGCGCAAGCCTTGCAAGAGCACTTGTCGGGCACCCGAACATTCTGCTTTTGGACGAGCCGCTCGGTGCATTGGACGCATTTACGCGCATGGCCATGCAAGATGAAATCCATAGACTTTGGGAAAAGTACAAGACAACAATGGTGATGGTCACGCACGATGTCGATGAAGCGCTCTACCTCAGCAATTACGTCGTCGTAATGAAGGCCCGCCCGTCAAAAATCGAGCAGGTCATCCATATCGATTTGCCATTCCCGAGAATCCGCACGCAAGACACATTCATCTTGTACCGCAAAAAGATTCTTGAAATCCTGAACTTTGCAGGAAAGATTCCAGAACCGGAATACTACTTGTAA